GCGTTCCTGCTCGCGTTCGGCGTCGGGCTTTACGTCACCTTCTTCCTGTTACGTGACGGTGAGCAGATCGGAACGGCAGTGGTGCGCGCGTTGCCGCTGGAGCATTCGGTAGCGACGCGTCTGGCGGAGAAGTTCGTCGCGGTCGTGCGTGCGACGATCAAAGGGTCGGGCGTCGTGGCGCTTGTGCAGGGTGCATTGGGCGCGGTGACGTTCTGGATCGTCGGACTGCCCGCCGCACTGCTATGGGGTGTGTTGATGGCGGTCGCCGCGCTGCTGCCGGCCGTAGGACCGGCAATCATCTGGGGGCCAGTGGCGGCGTACCTGCTTGCGACGGGCGCCGTCTGGCAGGCGGCGGTGGTAATCGGGTCGGGCGTGTTCGTGATCGGACTCGCGGACAACGTACTGCGCCCAATGCTGGTCGGGCGCGACACGGGCCTGCCGGACTGGCTGGTGCTTGTGACGACACTGGGCGGGATCGACCTGTTGGGCTTGAGCGGGATCGTCGTCGGGCCCGTCGTGGGCGCACTGTTCCTGACCGGCTGGGCAATCCTCAGCGAGCAGCGCGACGAAAACCTGCTTCGATGCGACGGCGGACCTGAGGAATAGCGTGGGGCCAGCATGGTTCTCCCTGACCTAACGGGTCGAACGATCGACAACGCCGGCTAGCATAAGCGTGATGACAACAGGACCTCTCGCACTATCCCGATAGCGGCCGCGTTGATCGACGATGGTGCGGTCCACATGCTGCTGGTTAGGAAGGCTGGAACCGCATGGTTCATGCAGGCGGTCGGGAAGATCGAGCATTGAGAAAGCCCTGTCGCTGCACTGCACCGCGAATGGATCGAAGAGATCGGGCTAACGCTGCACGATGACGGGGCACGTCATTTCGGTTGCTATGTAGCGACGGTCACCAATGAGCCCAGGCAGATCGTCGAAGCCGCAATTTTCCAAGTGCGGACGTGGCATGCCCCCGCCGTACCAGCGGAGACCGCGGAGACCGTCTGTGTCGATCATCGTACCGCGGCAGCGCTGCCGTTGGCACCATTGACCCGCGAACACATTCTCCCGCTGTCGCTCACGCGTTGAAACGGTTTTCCCAGCCGCCAGATGCCGGAGTGCGGTCGTACGCTGCGCGACGGACGAGTTTGTGGTGTGCAACCGTGAGGGATTGACGCCAGTCGTCCGTTCAAGGTCGAGAGAGCAACGCGCCTTTCCAGGCTTTCGCGCCGCGTGGACGCGTGTGGAATGTATGGCCCCGCCCCTCCCTTCCCCCCTACCCCGCAATCCGCTACAGGCGCGCGCATGCTCTCTCTTAATGGCATCACCGTGCGGCTTGGCGGCCGCACGATCCTCGACCGCGCCACGGCTGCGCTGCCACCCGGTAGCCGCGTCGGGCTGATCGGGCGCAACGGCGCGGGCAAGTCGACGATGGTGCGCGTCATCGCCGGACTGCTGGAGCCGGACGAGGGCTCAGCAGACATGCCGCGCGGTGCACGGATCGGTTATATCGCCCAGGAAGCACCGGCCGGGGAGTCGACGCCGCTGGAGACGGTGCTGGCCGCCGATACCGAGCGTGCGGCGCTGCTGACCGAGGCCGAGGCGTTCGACGGCACCGGGTGCATGGACCGGCTGGGCGAGGTGCACGAGCGGCTGATCGCGATCGACGCCTATGCCGCGCCGTCGCGCGCGGCGCGGATTCTGGTTGGGCTCGGCTTCGATGAGGAAGCGCAATCGCGGCCGCTCGACAGTTTCTCGGGCGGGTGGAAGATGCGGGTGGCGCTGGCCGCGCTGCTGTTTTCGCAGCCCGACCTGCTGCTGCTCGACGAACCGAGCAA
The genomic region above belongs to Sphingomonas phyllosphaerae 5.2 and contains:
- a CDS encoding AI-2E family transporter, whose product is MTIRRQHVENGGLILFLMLITVALLLVVSGFIGALLWAMLAALLFQPIFQRFARRWPGRRNIAAALTLLVITVAVVIPAMILASVVVDQAAGVYQQMRGGQIDFATYFKQMHDALPGRLQQWLDSAGLSSLERAQARVTATLSNSASTLTRQALSIGANAAAFLLAFGVGLYVTFFLLRDGEQIGTAVVRALPLEHSVATRLAEKFVAVVRATIKGSGVVALVQGALGAVTFWIVGLPAALLWGVLMAVAALLPAVGPAIIWGPVAAYLLATGAVWQAAVVIGSGVFVIGLADNVLRPMLVGRDTGLPDWLVLVTTLGGIDLLGLSGIVVGPVVGALFLTGWAILSEQRDENLLRCDGGPEE